The Kineothrix sp. IPX-CK genomic interval TTTTCATCGAGCACCGCAAGCCGTTCCACCAGCTTCTCCGTCTCTGCCATCCATGTCCGCGCATTCATCTTTTTCACGCGGAAGGAATCATAATATTTCATCAGCTTTAAAAGTAAATTCTTCTTCTCCCTGCGGATTCCAAGTGCCCTCTTATGCTCCATATTACGAACAATCAGGACCGGTATCGTAAAGCTTACGCAGGAGTTGAATATATGTATCGCGCCGTAATTGCGTCCGGCGTGCAGCTTTTCACTGTCTATATAATAGCTCAGGCAGAAAGAATTCCCCAGAAATTCATCGTCCGATATCATTTTCTTCTCGGAAGTAAGAAAATCGCCCTCCGTCCCAATATTTAAAAAAGTATGTCCCCAGCCGTTTCGTGTAATCGTAAGGCTGTGCTCCGAAATATCATAAGGGTCCTCAATACAGACCTCGGTCTCGCTCAGGATATACTCCACCTTCTGTTTCTTATTTATTTCAAGAAGAAATTCCTCCACGTTCTGTTCATTGCCGTATGCTGCCGAAAGCCCTTTATAGGCACCATAATACTGTCTGTCGTTGCCGTCCGTAAATAACCGTTCAAATTCCCTGGAATAAAACAGTTTCACCGCCTCCGCCCAGTTTGCCTTGGCCAAATTGGCGAAGTGGAACATGTTCTTGATATCACCGAGACTTGACGTCACGGTAGCGGACACAATCTCAATACGGTATGGAAGCTCATACTCCCCGTAATTGGATATGATGGAGAACTGCCCGGTAAGAACGTCCCCTTCCTTCATCCCCTCCGAGCGAAATCGGTACATGATCTCTTCTTTCACCCCGATAAACTCTTTGCTTAAGGATTCCATCCTAAGCTCCGAGGAATATATACACCCTTCCATAAGCTTGTCCGCAGGTCCCGTTATGATAAAGGACCCCTCTGCCGTCTCCCCTTTGTTCAGGAAAAGCTCCAGACTTAAGGATGAAAAGTCTAAAACGCCGCTATCGTGATTTTCCTGATTGTATTCCGGCTTCTCATAATCAAATCTACCCTCTAATAAATCGTCCATTACCTTCCTCAAATTATTTCACCCCGCACCAATTTTACATTATTAAATTATACCATTAAGAAGCCCCTTTTAGCAACCGCACGAAAACGCAATTTTAGCTTTGCGATATTGGTGTCTTTCTTATTTGTCACAGCAAAATCAATCTAATTAATTTTATATATTGACAAAACAAGAATTTAATATTATTGTATTAATAAAGTAATACAGTAGTACAAATGACTATATAACAGAACTGCTGTCCAATAATATTTAGAGAAGGGAAGGATCACATGGCGTGGATATTAAATGCAGATAAGCCCATTTACGCACAACTCGTTGAAATAATACAAACGCAGATTATTTCAGGCCGGTACAAAGCCGGCAATCGGCTTCCAAGCGTCAGAGAACTGGCAGCGGAAGCAAGCGTCAATCCTAATACAATGCAGAAAGCTTTTGCCGAACTGGAAAGAAATGGTTTAATTGTAACACAGAGAACGAGCGGACGCACCGTAACGGAGGACATCGAATTGATCAAGCAGACGCAGGCACACTTGGCCGAAGAATGTATTAAGAATTTTTTTCAGATGATGAAGGAACTAGGCTATTCGGAAAAAGAGATTTTGGATCTCATCGAAAAAACAGCCAAAGAGGGGGAGTAAATATGGAATTTTTAGCCGAAATCAGAGGATTAACCAAAAGTTACGGCAAGACGCTGGCGGTAAACAATATGAATCTCATGATACCGCGGGGGAAGATCATAGGTCTTTTGGGGCCTAACGGAAGCGGAAAGAGCACTCTTATCAAGATGATGAACGGTCTTTTGACGCCCACCGCAGGAAGCATAACGATAAACGGATTTGCTCCGGGAATCCAGACCAAGGCGAGAGTAGCCTATCTGCCGGAAAGAACTTACCTTCAGGACGGTATGAGGGTATGCGATATCGTAGATTACTTCTGCGATTTTTATGAGGATTTCAATAGAAACGCAGCATTTACCATGCTGCAATCGCTGAATATTCCCTTTGGAGCAAGGTTAAAGACCCTATCCAAGGGCACCAAGGAAAAGGTTCAGCTCATCCTTGTCATGAGCCGCAATGCGGATCTGTATATCCTGGATGAACCCATTGCGGGCGTAGATCCTGCTGCCAGAGATTATATTTTAAAGACGATCATAAGCAATTACAATGAGAATGCGAGCATACTGCTTTCCACCCATTTGATTTCCGACATCGAGAATATTCTGGATGAAGTCATTTTTATCCGCGACGGGCAGGTTCTTTCTCATTTGCCGGTAGATCAGATCAGGGAGAAATATGGCAGGTCCATAGACTCTTATTTCAGGGAGGTATTCGCATGTTAGGAAAATTATTTAAATACGAATGGAGATCCTTCTGGAAGGTTCCTGCAGCCATTAATGTTTTTCTTCTTATCATAACCCTTATAGGAGCTATTTCCTTGATTTCGCCCTTTTGGGAATTAAACTTCGAAATCATGGATACCCTGATGGTATTTGCGATTATGTTCTACTATTTGGCTATTATGGCGGGCGCTATCGCAGTTGCCGTGTATATCGCCATACGTTTTTATAAGAATGTATATACGGACGAAGGCTATCTTACCCATACCCTTCCGGTAGCTCCCAGAGATATTATTTTTTCCAAGCTGTTCGTCAGCGTAATATGGAGCATCATAACAGGAATCGTTATATGTATCAGCGTTTTTTTCATCCTTTTCGCTGCAATGAAGGACTACATCAATACCGATGAGTTCGTAACCGTATGGCAGGAATTACAGCGGGATGTCCTCCCGGTAGTGGAAGAGGCTTTTGGGATGAATTTATTCGTCTTCGCATTATTCGTCATTCTAATAATGATCGTTAATACCTTTTTCTCCATCTTCATGACATATTCTGCCATATCCCTCGGCCAGATGTTCACTAAGCATAAGGTGGCCGGTGCGGTCATTTGGTATGTAGCGGAATATGTTATCGTGCAGTTCGGTTCCTCCATGCTGATGAACATCCCGCTATTAGGCCTCATCTCCGAACCGTATGCCGCTGCTGCTATGACGCCGTCAGATGTGGGGGCGATGGTAAAGCTGATGCTTATCGGCTCGGTCATCCTTTCAATCATCATAGGAGCGCTCTTATACCTCCTGACGGAATATATGATGAGAAGAAGATTGAATCTGGATTAATTTGCTAAATAAATTGCTCTATGAGTGAGGATTTCTTCAAAAAAGAGAACGGCATTGCAGCCGTTCTTTTTT includes:
- a CDS encoding ABC transporter ATP-binding protein, with protein sequence MEFLAEIRGLTKSYGKTLAVNNMNLMIPRGKIIGLLGPNGSGKSTLIKMMNGLLTPTAGSITINGFAPGIQTKARVAYLPERTYLQDGMRVCDIVDYFCDFYEDFNRNAAFTMLQSLNIPFGARLKTLSKGTKEKVQLILVMSRNADLYILDEPIAGVDPAARDYILKTIISNYNENASILLSTHLISDIENILDEVIFIRDGQVLSHLPVDQIREKYGRSIDSYFREVFAC
- a CDS encoding GntR family transcriptional regulator, with product MAWILNADKPIYAQLVEIIQTQIISGRYKAGNRLPSVRELAAEASVNPNTMQKAFAELERNGLIVTQRTSGRTVTEDIELIKQTQAHLAEECIKNFFQMMKELGYSEKEILDLIEKTAKEGE